In Littorina saxatilis isolate snail1 linkage group LG8, US_GU_Lsax_2.0, whole genome shotgun sequence, a single genomic region encodes these proteins:
- the LOC138974695 gene encoding uncharacterized protein, giving the protein MVRPVLDYASPVWDPISQKDVTELEKVQRRAARYVHNNYSDRTPGCVTSMLKTLQWEPLADRRLTNRLTMLYKINNGIVDINKAEFYTSGDSRTRGAQRLFQERASHPVLFNSFFPRTLRQWNKLDPKTTVAPSLESFQTGLGRTHGLASLTQ; this is encoded by the coding sequence ATGGTCAGACCGGTCCTTGACTACGCCTCGCCAGTCTGGGACCCAATCTCTCAGAAAGACGTCACGGAGCTTGAAAAAGTCCAACGCAGAGCAGCCCGTTACGTCCACAACAACTACAGCGATCGGACCCCAGGCTGTGTGACCAGCATGCTGAAGACCCTCCAATGGGAACCACTCGCCGACAGAAGACTCACCAACCGCCTCACTATGCTCTACAAGATCAACAACGGCATAGTCGACATCAACAAGGCCGAGTTCTACACCTCTGGCGACAGCCGCACCAGAGGAgcccagagactgttccaggagaGGGCATCCCATCCTGTTCTCTTCAACTCCTTCTTCCCCCGAACACTGCGTCAGTGGAACAAGCTCGACCCTAAGACCACAGTTGCTCCTTCACTGGAGtccttccaaactggtctgggTCGTACCCACGGACTTGCCTCGCTGACACAGTAA
- the LOC138973715 gene encoding uncharacterized protein produces MEEARELVELGHNVIILGQAGTGKTTLVAELCHSLRLSGRKVAVTATTGIACQSLPVGAMTLHRWSGIADGRHSVRETDCPVMLIRNISDQLVNGSLGHVVDLHHDKVVVHFEKTNMTVELSRIAFSVHDPRQKKDIAVRLQFQVVPSFALTIHKAQGLTLERVEIDCEEVFQPGQIGVALGRARSIEGLRVVNFDTRKVLPQPSTVHDYYKVGSAEVNENLTCCRHKRFQTTYAEDTANEPREEDVPLEGMDQEPLDDDPDVDLDCTPLEFKAVLVDLTNKQVTPQQKSVSQAAKQLLMTPVLVDEFLRKVYGFMLRKILALSSAEKVDSRLITIFYSECHAFLSSRQYFVLCRFLFGCEAAVTDANFLVAHALVLKVRQLVVHQEARRRQPNVPGTAEKSNIRLQPDLSDAPDCRAKVRHVAGYCIAKLRERKRKALMNNIFKKGEAAEQALCDADNALDLLGQASLTESEASALTSNSDSLSETARKQNVRQSLTHVTDTVYVFFECLVLTILSLQTEDNLHDHGKLLYHFVVDKVIDDVHLFSLWTHIFSAPPSSRLGDNENSIEGVLKRVVDRVECLTGLFRDIVHISLNILNNQF; encoded by the exons ATGGAAGAAGCACGTGAATTAGTCGAGCTTGGACACAACGTCATTATTCTTGGACAAGCAG gCACTGGGAAAACAACACTCGTTGCAGAATTATGCCACAGTCTTCGGTTATCCGGGCGAAAAGTTGCAGTGACAGCAACAACTGGCATCGCTTGCCAGAGCCTACCAGTGGGAGCCATGACTCTACACCGCTGGTCAGGAATCGCGGATGGCCGACacagtgtgagagagacagattgTCCAGTTATGCTGATCCGCAACATAAGCGACCAGTTAGTCAACGGCAGTCTTGGCCATGTTGTGGACCTCCACCATGACAAAGTGGTTGTCCACTTCGAGAAGACCAACATGACAGTGGAGTTGAGCCGTATTGCTTTCTCAG TCCATGATCCTCGACAGAAGAAGGACATCGCTGTGAGGCTTCAGTTTCAAGTAGTTCCTAGCTTCGCACTGACCATCCACAAAGCTCAAGGACTGACACTTGAAAG GGTGGAGATTGACTGTGAAGAAGTCTTCCAACCTGGCCAAATTGGAGTTGCCTTGGGTCGAGCAAGAAGCATTGAAGGCTTGCGAGTGGTGAACTTTGACACAAGAAAAGTTCTTCCTCAACCTTCTACCGTGCATGACTACTACAAAGTTGGTTCCGCTGAAGTCAACGAAAATTTGACCTGTTGCAGGCACAAAAG GTTCCAAACTACATATGCTGAGGACACAGCCAATGAGCCACGTGAAGAAGACGTTCCACTGGAAGGGATGGATCAGGAACCCCTAGACGACGACCCAGATGTTGATCTGGACTGCACTCCACTGGAGTTCAAGGCAGTTCTTGTGGATCTCACAAATAAACAGGTGACGCCACAACAAAAATCAGTTTCCCAAGCTGCTAAACAGCTGCTTATGACACCTGTACTGGTTGATGAGTTCCTCAGGAAAGTCTATGGCTTCATGCTGCGAAAGATTCTGGCCCTCTCATCCGCAGAGAAAGTTGACAGCAGACTGATAACCATATTTTATTCAGAGTGTCATGCTTTTCTTTCTTCCAGGCAATACTTTGTCCTCTGCCGTTTCTTGTTTGGTTGTGAAGCTGCTGTTACCGATGCGAACTTCTTGGTTGCTCACGCACTGGTGTTGAAAGTCCGACAACTCGTCGTCCACCAAGAAGCCAGAAGAAGACAACCAAACGTTCCTGGCACTGCAGAGAAGTCGAACATCAGACTACAACCAGACCTCTCCGATGCACCAGACTGCAGGGCCAAGGTGCGCCACGTAGCCGGATATTGTATTGCGAAACTGCGCGAAAGGAAGCGGAAAGCTCTCATGAATAATATATTTAAGAAAGGTGAAGCAGCTGAGCAGGCACTTTGTGACGCTGACAACGCACTTGATCTCCTTGGACAAGCAAGTCTTACTGAATCCGAGGCATCAGCTCTGACGTCAAATTCAGATAGTTTGTCCGAAACTGCACGCAAGCAGAATGTGAGGCAGAGCCTGACGCATGTCACCGAcactgtgtatgtgttttttgaGTGTCTTGTTTTAACCATTTTGTCCTTGCAAACAGAAGACAATCTTCATGACCATGGGAAGCTCCTCTATCATTTTGTAGTTGACAAAGTGATTGATGATGTACACCTGTTCAGTCTGTGGACACACATTTTTTCTGCCCCACCATCTTCAAGACTTGGAGATAATGAAAACTCCATAGAAGGTGTCTTGAAGAGGGTGGTTGACAGAGTTGAATGTCTCACAGGGCTGTTCAGGGACATTGTACACATTTCTTTAAACATTTTGAATAACCAATTTTGA